One segment of Pseudomonas pohangensis DNA contains the following:
- a CDS encoding acetyl-CoA C-acetyltransferase, with protein sequence MTHHAYIYDAVRTPRSKGKKDGSLYEVKPIDLGAGLLNGLQARHDLDTSYVDDVVMGCVGPVGEQGSDVAKMIVQNAGWHESVAGVQLDRFCASGLEAVNIAAQKIASGWEDLVVAGGIECMSRVPMGSNGGAMAGDAAFQLKTGFVPQGIGADVIANLDGYSREDVDAFALASQQRAAFARDNGYFDRSVLPVLDKNGLTILAKDDFIKPDTSMEGLGKLKASFEAMGGYGFDDIILRKYNTLDKVTHVHTPGNSSGIVDGASAVLIGSEKAGKDLGLTPRGRIVSTAVLSTCPIIMLAGPAPAAKKALEKAGLKASDIDLWEINEAFASVALRYMKELGISHEITNVNGGSIAMGHPLGATGGMLVSIMLDELERRGLKRAMLSLCVGGGMGISTIIERI encoded by the coding sequence ATGACCCATCACGCTTATATATATGACGCGGTGCGCACTCCCCGCAGCAAAGGCAAGAAAGACGGCAGCCTCTACGAGGTCAAGCCCATCGATCTGGGGGCTGGTCTGCTCAATGGGCTACAGGCACGGCATGATCTGGATACCTCCTATGTCGATGACGTGGTCATGGGTTGCGTTGGCCCGGTGGGTGAGCAGGGCTCCGATGTGGCCAAGATGATTGTGCAAAATGCCGGCTGGCATGAGTCGGTTGCCGGTGTGCAGCTGGACCGCTTCTGCGCCTCGGGCCTTGAGGCCGTCAATATTGCCGCACAGAAAATCGCTTCGGGTTGGGAAGATCTGGTGGTGGCTGGTGGTATCGAATGCATGTCGCGGGTGCCTATGGGTTCCAACGGCGGCGCCATGGCCGGCGATGCGGCGTTTCAGCTGAAAACCGGTTTTGTACCGCAGGGTATCGGCGCCGATGTTATTGCCAACCTCGATGGCTACAGCCGTGAAGACGTCGATGCATTCGCCTTGGCCTCACAACAGCGTGCAGCTTTTGCCCGCGACAACGGCTACTTCGATCGCTCGGTGCTGCCGGTACTGGACAAGAATGGCCTGACCATCCTTGCCAAGGATGACTTCATCAAGCCGGATACCAGCATGGAAGGCCTGGGCAAGCTCAAGGCGTCTTTCGAGGCTATGGGTGGCTACGGCTTTGACGACATCATCCTGAGAAAATACAACACCCTGGACAAGGTGACCCACGTTCACACCCCGGGCAACTCCTCCGGGATTGTCGATGGTGCTTCTGCCGTGCTGATCGGTAGTGAAAAGGCCGGCAAGGATCTGGGCTTGACCCCGCGCGGTCGTATCGTGTCCACGGCCGTTTTGTCCACTTGCCCGATCATCATGCTGGCCGGGCCGGCTCCCGCCGCCAAAAAGGCGTTGGAAAAAGCTGGTCTGAAGGCTTCCGATATCGACCTGTGGGAAATCAACGAAGCGTTCGCCTCGGTGGCCCTGCGCTACATGAAAGAGCTGGGCATCAGCCACGAAATTACCAACGTCAATGGTGGTTCTATCGCCATGGGGCACCCGTTGGGCGCGACCGGCGGCATGCTGGTCAGCATCATGCTGGATGAGCTGGAACGCCGTGGTTTGAAGCGCGCCATGCTGTCGCTGTGTGTCGGTGGCGGCATGGGCATATCCACCATCATCGAGCGCATCTAA
- a CDS encoding phosphotransferase family protein, producing the protein MLDTTAPKLALNEETFLSPQWLSAALRSTRLLPANNSVSQVRPERLSGGLMANTYILHLSYLEQDDALPASIVAKFPSSNPDSRAAGKEMLAYEREVKFYKEISARLSIKVPALYYADIDTDTGNFALLIEHLDQARVVTSGDCNFTQLKASIRELAKLHADTWNRKGLPVAPWILAFDDAGYQQQYLSWSRLGLNIMLGAQGVDKPEYFEAVSEGVINCLKAWPEYLASHSCLIHCDYRLSNLLYQGDSESVAVDWQTLHIGNPGFDTFYFIHSSQVSDEEGLELLRAYYDVLSAQLGDSYSWDACLEDYYLGVIYAAFMVMVTTFGVGANSLSEVAKAQIFSIVPVYWGFIERHKIIDRFMALELEGCSA; encoded by the coding sequence ATGCTCGATACCACAGCTCCCAAACTGGCTCTGAATGAAGAGACCTTTCTCTCGCCGCAATGGCTCAGTGCGGCCCTTCGTTCTACCAGGCTCCTGCCGGCTAACAACTCTGTGTCTCAGGTAAGGCCAGAGCGGTTGAGTGGCGGATTGATGGCCAATACTTATATTTTGCACCTGAGCTATCTCGAGCAAGACGATGCGTTACCGGCATCAATTGTCGCCAAATTTCCCTCGTCTAACCCGGATAGCCGCGCTGCCGGCAAGGAGATGTTGGCTTACGAGCGAGAAGTGAAATTCTATAAAGAGATATCAGCTCGGCTGTCCATCAAAGTCCCTGCGCTCTATTACGCCGATATTGATACAGACACGGGAAATTTTGCGCTGCTGATCGAGCATCTGGATCAGGCACGTGTGGTTACATCGGGTGATTGTAATTTCACACAACTCAAGGCATCGATCAGGGAGCTGGCCAAACTGCACGCTGACACTTGGAACCGCAAGGGTCTGCCTGTAGCACCCTGGATACTTGCTTTTGACGATGCAGGCTACCAGCAGCAGTACCTGAGCTGGAGCCGGTTGGGCTTGAACATCATGCTCGGGGCGCAGGGCGTAGATAAACCCGAGTATTTTGAAGCCGTCAGCGAAGGGGTTATCAACTGCCTAAAGGCTTGGCCCGAGTATCTGGCAAGTCACAGCTGCCTGATTCACTGTGATTATCGTCTGTCCAACCTTCTGTATCAGGGTGATTCAGAGTCTGTTGCTGTCGACTGGCAGACACTGCATATCGGCAACCCGGGGTTTGATACCTTTTACTTTATTCACAGCAGCCAGGTGAGTGATGAGGAGGGGCTTGAACTATTGCGTGCTTATTATGATGTTCTCAGTGCGCAACTGGGCGACAGCTACAGTTGGGATGCGTGCCTGGAAGATTATTATCTGGGCGTCATCTACGCCGCTTTTATGGTTATGGTTACCACCTTCGGTGTGGGTGCCAACAGTTTGTCAGAAGTGGCCAAAGCGCAAATATTTTCTATTGTGCCTGTATATTGGGGATTCATTGAGCGCCATAAAATTATTGATCGCTTTATGGCTCTTGAGCTTGAAGGTTGTAGTGCATAA
- a CDS encoding DUF1329 domain-containing protein, translating to MKTVQRFLAAALTVTMAGGAHAGVSPEQAAQLGQSLTMLGAEKAANTAGTIPEFTGGLPIDTAPPGYKPGDGIRPDPFAAEKPRLVIDSKNMAEHKEQLTAVTQELMLRFPDFRIDVYPTHRSATIPKAYLDNTLLNATGARSVDEGMGLENTLPGTPFPIPQTGAEVMWNHLLRYAGQAQLAKYDSWNVDSSGTQVLATTGLATFQYPLNDPAHINTPSSPTEVRNMLKVEYTAPVRRVGEAILVYDSVNPIKAPRKAWQYLPGQRRVKLAPDICCDAPNPGTVGASTYDDAFVFNGAMDRYDWKLLGKKEMYVPYNDYKLIFAKEPSKVLGRNFLEPEYVRWELHRVWVVEATLKPGKRHIYTRRTFYIDEDSWVAVASDEYDANGGLFRGTYAYMAPLWDVQVPIANSYATYDLIGGVYNMSGLFGPYFGIKDIGSLSSTQWSPQSLAGSGIR from the coding sequence ATGAAGACTGTACAACGTTTTTTAGCTGCTGCACTGACGGTGACCATGGCCGGTGGAGCACACGCCGGAGTATCGCCGGAACAGGCTGCCCAACTGGGTCAGTCGCTGACCATGCTGGGTGCGGAAAAAGCCGCAAACACGGCAGGTACCATCCCTGAGTTTACCGGTGGTTTACCCATTGATACGGCACCGCCAGGCTACAAGCCGGGTGACGGCATTCGTCCTGATCCGTTTGCTGCGGAAAAGCCGCGCCTGGTGATCGACAGCAAGAACATGGCAGAACACAAGGAACAGCTCACGGCGGTTACCCAAGAGCTGATGTTGCGCTTTCCAGACTTCCGTATAGACGTCTATCCAACCCACCGCTCGGCAACCATTCCCAAGGCATACCTCGACAACACGCTACTCAATGCCACGGGGGCTAGAAGTGTGGACGAGGGGATGGGGCTGGAAAACACCCTGCCAGGTACGCCGTTTCCGATTCCACAAACGGGTGCCGAGGTCATGTGGAACCACCTGCTGCGCTACGCGGGTCAGGCGCAGTTGGCAAAATATGATTCCTGGAACGTTGACTCTTCCGGCACACAAGTGCTGGCAACTACCGGTTTGGCGACATTTCAGTACCCTTTGAACGATCCGGCCCATATCAATACGCCAAGCTCGCCTACCGAGGTGCGGAATATGTTGAAGGTGGAATACACCGCTCCGGTGCGCCGGGTGGGTGAAGCCATCTTGGTGTATGACTCGGTCAACCCGATCAAAGCACCCCGCAAAGCCTGGCAATACCTTCCCGGGCAGCGTCGGGTGAAGTTGGCGCCGGATATCTGCTGTGATGCGCCGAACCCGGGCACGGTGGGTGCCAGTACTTACGATGATGCCTTCGTGTTCAACGGTGCCATGGATCGTTACGACTGGAAACTGCTTGGCAAGAAGGAAATGTACGTTCCGTATAACGACTACAAACTGATCTTTGCGAAAGAGCCGAGCAAAGTTCTGGGGCGCAATTTCCTTGAACCGGAATACGTGCGCTGGGAGTTGCATCGGGTCTGGGTAGTTGAAGCCACGTTGAAGCCGGGCAAGCGTCACATCTATACCCGCCGCACGTTTTATATCGATGAGGACAGCTGGGTGGCTGTTGCATCTGACGAGTACGATGCTAATGGCGGGCTGTTTCGTGGCACATATGCCTACATGGCGCCACTCTGGGATGTGCAGGTGCCCATCGCTAACAGCTACGCGACCTACGACCTGATTGGTGGGGTCTATAACATGTCAGGCCTGTTTGGCCCGTACTTTGGTATCAAGGACATCGGCAGTCTGAGCAGTACGCAGTGGTCGCCGCAGTCGTTGGCTGGTTCGGGAATTCGTTGA
- a CDS encoding AMP-binding protein translates to MTHHADINDAVRKTTNPKSPLQMFYHWESTTPHQVYLRQPKNLEWTEYTWSQVGDAVRRLASFLRSLELPAASRIAIWSSNSKDWPIVDLAIMLAGHISVPLYPGQDIPSARYILEHSEAALIFVGAFDLYEQADQAIPASVPRVAMLGCKVPCQYSVEDILETFPPFTESPEPLPGDTLTIIYTSGTTGNPKGVEHAHSTPGYTLPDLIEGGRMVVGNTRFFSFLPMAHAGERIIVEMASLYCNGQVSFSEGLATFADELRSVQPHIFFSVPRLWIKFKEGIDAKIPPAAQASLSPEMKAGIIHNLGLSEARCVITGAAPCPPTVQNWFIDLGVILRDGYGMTENFIHGCFWTHNDHPKPGCVGRQGSEVEMKLSDAGEVLFRSKGLMKGYYKEPEKTAEVIVDGWYHTGDSGRIDEDGCLWVTGRISEVFKTSKGKFVRPTDLESRFGRCPLLSQYCVLGHGLDQPAVLVSLSESGLSLDREALQEELGRVLDVINSELPPWERMPQMFVTKQEWSIANGLLTPTMKLRRKQIEARYRPWIESNLKQGQVIFE, encoded by the coding sequence ATGACCCATCACGCTGATATCAACGACGCGGTGCGCAAAACCACAAATCCAAAAAGCCCGCTGCAAATGTTCTATCACTGGGAGTCGACGACCCCCCATCAGGTGTATCTGCGTCAGCCGAAAAACCTGGAATGGACCGAGTACACCTGGTCACAGGTAGGTGATGCCGTGCGGCGACTGGCATCTTTTCTGCGCAGTCTGGAACTGCCAGCAGCCAGTCGTATTGCAATCTGGTCATCCAACAGCAAGGACTGGCCGATTGTCGACCTGGCCATCATGCTTGCCGGACATATCAGCGTGCCGCTTTACCCGGGCCAAGACATTCCTTCGGCCCGTTACATCCTGGAGCACAGCGAAGCAGCGCTGATTTTTGTCGGCGCCTTTGATCTGTATGAGCAGGCGGATCAGGCCATTCCAGCTTCCGTGCCGCGGGTTGCCATGCTCGGCTGCAAGGTGCCTTGTCAGTATTCGGTTGAGGATATTCTGGAAACTTTCCCGCCCTTTACGGAATCACCCGAACCGCTGCCGGGTGACACTCTCACCATCATTTATACCTCCGGTACCACGGGCAACCCTAAGGGTGTCGAGCATGCCCATAGCACGCCCGGCTATACCTTGCCTGACCTGATTGAGGGTGGACGTATGGTGGTCGGCAATACGCGCTTTTTTTCCTTTTTGCCCATGGCGCATGCCGGCGAACGCATCATTGTCGAGATGGCATCGTTGTACTGCAATGGACAGGTTTCATTCAGTGAGGGATTGGCTACCTTTGCCGATGAGCTGCGCTCGGTTCAGCCGCACATATTCTTCTCGGTGCCGCGCCTGTGGATCAAGTTCAAGGAAGGGATTGACGCGAAAATCCCGCCTGCGGCACAGGCCAGCCTGTCGCCGGAGATGAAGGCCGGCATTATTCACAACCTGGGGCTGAGCGAGGCTCGTTGCGTTATCACCGGAGCGGCACCCTGCCCACCGACGGTTCAAAACTGGTTCATTGATCTCGGGGTGATCTTGCGCGATGGTTACGGCATGACCGAGAACTTCATCCACGGCTGCTTCTGGACCCATAACGATCACCCCAAGCCCGGCTGTGTCGGTCGCCAGGGGTCTGAAGTCGAGATGAAACTGTCGGATGCCGGGGAAGTGCTGTTCCGCAGCAAAGGTCTGATGAAGGGTTATTACAAGGAACCGGAAAAGACCGCTGAAGTTATCGTCGATGGTTGGTATCACACCGGCGATTCCGGGCGCATCGACGAAGATGGCTGCTTATGGGTAACCGGACGCATCAGTGAAGTATTCAAGACCAGCAAGGGCAAGTTTGTTCGTCCTACCGACCTGGAAAGCCGCTTTGGACGCTGCCCGCTGTTGTCCCAGTATTGCGTGCTGGGCCACGGCCTGGATCAGCCAGCGGTGCTGGTCAGTTTGTCCGAGTCGGGCCTGAGCCTTGACCGGGAAGCGCTGCAGGAAGAGCTGGGGCGTGTTCTTGATGTAATCAACTCCGAACTGCCGCCATGGGAGCGCATGCCGCAGATGTTTGTCACCAAACAGGAGTGGAGCATCGCCAATGGCCTGCTGACCCCGACGATGAAACTGCGTCGCAAGCAGATCGAAGCGCGCTATCGGCCCTGGATCGAAAGCAACCTGAAGCAGGGGCAGGTGATTTTCGAGTAA
- a CDS encoding DUF7065 domain-containing protein, with protein MLTDHDEFLHLGYPKGSQAPWKENYYFNFCDRKANALGIIHASLQRDKGVLTIRTHQVLDGKQFNYVNTLAWPPGVGARSEQVVLTDGALGIEVLEPFNAHRIQLTHDELSMTLNYRKRFEAFDYPDAHSPAEGLPEADKAMDVKHYEQGMTVEGTIDFNGKRYEINCLGHRDHTWGFRDESGLRGWNWVAMQGENSSINLTQVRRRDWANTEMGFISYTDKALAVTAVEVADIRYNELQEPVVTRYAVTLEDDSRLHITATRFTRMFLDDPKRNGVIFHENFSEFVIEETGEKGVGVDEHMLLVK; from the coding sequence ATGTTGACCGATCACGATGAATTTCTGCATCTGGGCTATCCAAAGGGCAGTCAAGCCCCATGGAAAGAAAACTACTATTTTAATTTTTGTGACCGCAAGGCCAACGCGCTGGGCATAATTCATGCCTCACTGCAGCGTGACAAAGGTGTCCTGACCATACGTACACATCAGGTGCTTGATGGTAAGCAATTCAACTACGTGAATACCCTTGCCTGGCCACCCGGGGTGGGTGCTCGCTCTGAACAGGTGGTGTTGACCGACGGCGCACTCGGCATTGAGGTGCTGGAGCCTTTTAACGCTCATCGCATTCAGCTGACGCATGACGAGCTTTCAATGACGCTTAATTACCGCAAGCGCTTTGAGGCCTTTGATTACCCTGACGCCCATTCTCCTGCGGAGGGTTTGCCAGAGGCCGACAAGGCTATGGACGTCAAGCACTACGAGCAGGGAATGACCGTGGAAGGCACGATTGACTTCAACGGTAAACGGTATGAGATCAACTGCTTGGGTCATAGAGATCACACGTGGGGGTTTCGCGATGAGTCCGGTTTGCGCGGTTGGAACTGGGTGGCCATGCAAGGGGAGAACTCCTCGATCAACCTGACCCAGGTGCGCAGGCGGGATTGGGCCAATACTGAAATGGGTTTTATCTCGTACACCGATAAAGCCCTGGCGGTTACCGCAGTGGAGGTTGCAGATATTCGTTACAACGAACTGCAAGAACCTGTCGTTACGCGCTATGCGGTGACGCTGGAGGACGATAGTCGCTTGCACATTACCGCTACGCGTTTCACCCGGATGTTTTTGGACGACCCCAAAAGAAACGGCGTTATTTTCCACGAGAATTTCTCTGAATTCGTGATCGAGGAAACCGGGGAGAAGGGCGTCGGTGTTGATGAACACATGCTGCTAGTAAAGTAG
- a CDS encoding AraC family transcriptional regulator: MLLTNKLLARSLSLVSLMVKRLQGQASTAQLLAGSDISEQMLCDASSLINAEQECQVFSNAQRHIADPLWGLELGCKLNQHLSQLGVYGFTLLSAPTLRDALSFSAWGNHLTSTIYFYTLHEDAASARLTLSPKYDHSDCLQLRVDTEMSSVVQTMRVLSVKPIAFDRVQLMHGGVEHRQRYQDFFGCPVDFNQPCNSFTFDKRVLDQALFHGDQDTFDACKLRSQRNIEELECTQHPTSAFVKTLVRRSNDYDLTPNEVASQLNISPRTLRRKLQQEGNSLQGLISHARMSDAIELLINSKRSVEDIALSLSYSDASAFTHAFKRWTGVSPSHYRDNTP; encoded by the coding sequence ATGCTGCTCACCAATAAATTGCTCGCGCGATCACTAAGCCTTGTTTCTCTTATGGTGAAACGGCTACAGGGGCAGGCCTCCACTGCCCAGCTCCTTGCGGGGAGCGACATCAGCGAGCAGATGCTTTGCGACGCCAGCAGCCTGATCAATGCCGAGCAAGAGTGCCAGGTATTCAGCAATGCCCAGCGACATATTGCCGACCCTCTCTGGGGGCTGGAGTTAGGCTGCAAGCTCAATCAGCACCTGTCACAGCTGGGTGTGTATGGTTTCACTCTTTTGAGCGCGCCGACCCTGCGTGATGCCCTGAGCTTTTCCGCTTGGGGAAACCATCTAACCAGCACTATCTACTTTTACACCCTGCACGAAGACGCAGCTTCTGCGCGTCTAACCCTTTCCCCCAAGTATGATCACAGTGATTGCTTACAGCTGCGCGTTGATACTGAAATGTCTTCCGTGGTGCAAACAATGCGAGTGTTGTCTGTAAAACCTATCGCGTTCGATAGAGTGCAGCTAATGCACGGCGGCGTGGAGCACAGGCAAAGATATCAAGATTTTTTTGGCTGCCCAGTGGATTTTAACCAACCCTGCAACAGCTTTACTTTCGACAAGAGAGTGCTCGATCAGGCGTTATTTCATGGTGATCAGGATACCTTTGACGCCTGCAAGCTGCGCAGCCAGCGCAATATCGAGGAGCTGGAGTGCACGCAGCATCCGACCTCCGCGTTTGTTAAAACCCTGGTGCGCCGGAGCAATGACTATGATCTCACTCCGAATGAAGTCGCCTCGCAGCTGAACATTAGCCCGAGAACCTTGAGGCGAAAGTTGCAGCAGGAAGGCAATAGCTTGCAAGGGCTTATCTCGCACGCCCGTATGAGCGACGCCATTGAGCTTCTGATCAACAGCAAGCGATCCGTTGAGGACATCGCCTTGTCTTTGTCCTATTCCGATGCGAGCGCCTTTACCCACGCGTTTAAACGCTGGACAGGTGTGTCGCCCTCCCACTATCGCGACAACACCCCCTGA
- a CDS encoding AraC family transcriptional regulator, translating into MQAVTIAPIFVKGLLEGAILKGYDPIEILRAQGLPPHLLTNPKLRISTLAFAELCYSITQLLADEGYGLLAKPQPFGSFSLLARTCMTCDTIQESMSLWRDCCNLLDNSLKAQTCFTDSGGYLAIDCQKRAGVTSHYIIETQLSTAHRLQCWLANEFLPIEKVELAYPEPDFSEEYRLIFYGAPVSFNQSRNAIHFSRQTLELGCHRAKPDLAKLLDKPHIQLLTQPRQSKSVHIRVRLWMENLFREGNGNPLMEQAAEYLGLTEQTLRRHLSKDGYSFQQLKDDTRRDVAIFFITSKHKSIEDIAFLLGFSEASTFIRAFRKWTGLTPLAYRKLS; encoded by the coding sequence ATGCAAGCAGTTACCATTGCCCCTATTTTTGTCAAAGGCTTATTGGAGGGCGCTATTTTAAAGGGCTACGACCCGATAGAAATCCTCAGAGCACAAGGCCTGCCCCCCCACCTCCTAACCAATCCAAAGCTTCGAATATCGACATTAGCCTTTGCCGAGCTTTGCTACAGCATCACCCAGCTGCTGGCGGATGAGGGCTATGGATTACTGGCAAAACCGCAACCCTTCGGCAGCTTCAGCCTGCTTGCCCGTACATGCATGACCTGTGACACCATCCAGGAATCGATGAGCTTGTGGCGCGACTGCTGCAACCTGCTCGATAACAGCCTCAAGGCCCAAACCTGCTTTACCGATTCAGGGGGCTATCTGGCCATCGACTGCCAAAAGCGTGCCGGGGTAACCAGCCATTACATTATTGAAACCCAGTTAAGTACCGCACACCGCCTGCAATGTTGGCTGGCCAACGAGTTTCTGCCCATCGAAAAGGTGGAGTTGGCATACCCGGAACCCGATTTCAGCGAAGAGTACCGCCTGATTTTCTATGGCGCCCCGGTCAGCTTTAATCAGTCGCGCAATGCAATCCACTTCAGCCGGCAGACCCTGGAGCTCGGTTGCCACAGAGCAAAACCCGATCTGGCAAAGCTGCTGGACAAGCCACACATTCAACTACTCACCCAGCCCAGGCAAAGCAAATCCGTGCATATCCGGGTACGCCTGTGGATGGAAAATCTATTTCGTGAAGGCAATGGCAACCCCCTGATGGAGCAGGCCGCCGAATATCTTGGACTGACCGAACAAACCCTGCGCCGGCATTTGAGCAAGGACGGCTATTCCTTCCAGCAACTCAAGGACGACACCCGCCGGGATGTGGCGATTTTCTTTATCACCAGCAAGCACAAGAGCATTGAAGACATCG
- a CDS encoding DUF1302 domain-containing protein, with protein MKKTNAIYVMRRGALATAVLAAIWNAPLQAFELDTGNPDLVVRFDNTVRLNYAQRVESANSKLAASYNGNDGDNNFSSGSPVSQRADLLTEFDVVYQGNKGFRVSTASWYDAAYENVGNNSSISSNQLKNGRTTNHGLSNYADRYYNGPSGEILDAFVFAGTEFDNNMVLNGKFGQTTNYWGEALFNITQGNSFGQGGVDLGKALAVPGTEAKELFIPRKQIYGTLLVNQELTFGAQYFFGWDNSRLAASGTYLSANDPVQADNLGLVVGANPLAGSGAPFCDPVLDCNSSLWLRDEHVFKPQKSGDYGLMAKWSPEWLDGTLSAFYRETSDLLPYLAINVDAAAFGNPANLNSGNIGSYNEYYADDIKLYGLSLSKNIGSVSVGWDLNYRTNMPLRSVAATIDAAAAAAGLPGYIAAAPTGTGEIPGSRGDTIHSVLNGLQLYGDSPLWDAASLAVELGYDHIVSVDSKNENLYKGSSWYRGKDKVTPNYWSFQGSFTPTWYQVFPSVDLSMPMVYGVGLDGVSATTTGGSENAGTYSVGISADVYNKYTFDLKYVDYFGPFDTCENGLTDGNAPDAAAGGAYTCTPGQVTNYADSNPALKDRGMLTATFKTSF; from the coding sequence ATGAAGAAAACTAACGCTATATACGTCATGCGGCGGGGAGCGCTGGCAACAGCTGTGCTCGCCGCGATCTGGAATGCTCCGCTACAGGCATTTGAACTGGATACCGGTAATCCGGATCTGGTGGTGCGCTTTGATAACACGGTGCGGTTGAATTACGCGCAACGGGTAGAGTCGGCCAACTCGAAACTTGCCGCGTCCTATAACGGCAACGACGGTGACAACAACTTCTCGTCAGGCTCGCCGGTTTCCCAGCGGGCGGACCTGCTCACCGAGTTTGATGTGGTTTATCAGGGCAACAAAGGTTTTCGGGTGTCTACCGCCAGTTGGTACGACGCTGCTTATGAAAATGTCGGCAATAACAGCAGCATTTCATCCAACCAGCTGAAAAACGGCCGTACGACCAATCATGGTCTGAGCAATTATGCCGATCGTTATTACAACGGCCCGTCCGGCGAAATTCTCGATGCCTTCGTATTTGCCGGCACCGAGTTTGATAACAACATGGTTCTCAACGGCAAGTTCGGGCAAACCACCAACTACTGGGGTGAAGCGCTGTTCAATATCACGCAGGGCAACAGTTTTGGTCAGGGCGGTGTGGACTTGGGCAAGGCCTTGGCCGTGCCCGGTACCGAAGCCAAAGAGCTGTTTATTCCTCGCAAGCAGATCTATGGCACCTTGCTGGTCAATCAGGAACTGACTTTCGGTGCGCAATATTTCTTCGGTTGGGACAACTCGCGACTGGCTGCATCCGGTACCTATCTGAGTGCCAACGACCCGGTGCAGGCAGATAACCTGGGGCTGGTGGTTGGAGCCAATCCGCTTGCGGGCAGCGGTGCCCCCTTCTGCGACCCGGTGCTGGATTGTAACTCGTCACTCTGGCTGCGCGACGAACATGTGTTCAAACCGCAGAAATCCGGCGACTACGGCCTGATGGCCAAGTGGAGTCCCGAGTGGCTGGACGGCACGTTGAGCGCGTTCTACCGGGAAACTTCGGATTTGCTGCCCTATCTGGCAATAAATGTCGATGCGGCTGCGTTCGGTAATCCGGCCAATCTCAATAGCGGCAATATTGGCAGCTATAACGAGTACTACGCCGACGATATCAAGTTGTACGGCCTCAGCTTGTCAAAAAACATCGGCAGCGTTTCCGTCGGCTGGGATCTGAACTACCGCACCAACATGCCGCTACGCAGCGTGGCCGCAACTATCGATGCGGCAGCAGCGGCAGCAGGGCTGCCTGGTTATATTGCTGCGGCACCCACCGGCACGGGGGAAATTCCGGGGTCGCGTGGTGACACCATTCACTCGGTGCTCAACGGTCTTCAGCTGTATGGCGATTCTCCGTTATGGGACGCTGCTTCCCTGGCGGTCGAGCTGGGCTACGACCATATCGTTTCGGTCGATAGCAAGAATGAGAATCTCTACAAGGGGTCTTCCTGGTACCGCGGGAAAGACAAGGTCACGCCTAACTACTGGTCGTTCCAGGGTTCCTTCACGCCCACCTGGTACCAGGTTTTCCCCAGCGTCGATCTGTCCATGCCGATGGTCTATGGCGTTGGTCTGGATGGTGTGTCCGCCACCACCACTGGCGGCAGTGAAAATGCCGGCACTTACTCGGTTGGCATCTCGGCCGATGTCTACAACAAATACACCTTTGACCTGAAGTACGTCGATTACTTCGGTCCGTTCGACACCTGCGAGAACGGCCTGACCGACGGGAATGCTCCCGATGCAGCGGCCGGCGGGGCCTACACCTGCACGCCGGGTCAGGTTACCAACTATGCCGACTCCAACCCGGCACTTAAAGACCGCGGCATGCTTACCGCGACCTTCAAGACCTCTTTCTGA